Proteins encoded in a region of the Streptomyces sp. NBC_01298 genome:
- a CDS encoding SWIM zinc finger family protein: protein MNTQDSYERNSYERDPYERDPYEKTFPPFPPSPGRGFAHTWWGHAWLRALEDSAIDGQQVKQGRRYARSGAVGAVSVRPGGLTAVVRDPDGTAHRTDVLVQEFTEAEWDRLLGMAAAESGHIAALLDREVPPELAEDAAAAGVDLLPGIGDLDPRCDCEEWDHCPHTAALCYQVARLLDEDPFVLLLLRGRAEAGLVAELEERSTAEAEAGAEAGAEAGAGSPGSAPDAGVPASEVYAAASALPPLPPPARLPDAPGQPPTLDTESGTEPPGLDVDGVEFLAQAAATQAYGLLAEALAPAHAERAPRPGPTLAQDAVRLTAQAHDLRVRSRLSAASDRDRAAMDRAVLAWGFGGAQAVAVLEEDWTPDRASLARARAALASAWPDGAEATAEATADAGPDVDAPVLRRIRSRWTEPGGDRQLRLGRDGRWWPYRCAADHWLPAGPPSPDPAAALAALDPEETA from the coding sequence ATGAACACGCAGGACTCCTACGAGAGGAACTCCTACGAGCGGGACCCGTACGAGCGGGACCCGTACGAGAAGACCTTCCCGCCGTTCCCGCCCTCCCCGGGCCGCGGCTTCGCCCATACCTGGTGGGGCCATGCCTGGCTGCGCGCCCTGGAGGACAGCGCGATCGACGGTCAGCAGGTCAAGCAGGGCCGCCGGTACGCGCGTTCGGGCGCGGTCGGGGCCGTGTCCGTACGCCCGGGCGGGCTGACGGCCGTGGTGCGCGACCCGGACGGGACGGCGCACCGGACCGACGTGCTGGTGCAGGAGTTCACGGAAGCGGAATGGGACCGGCTGCTCGGGATGGCCGCCGCCGAGTCCGGCCACATCGCTGCGCTGCTCGACCGGGAGGTTCCGCCGGAGCTGGCGGAGGACGCGGCGGCGGCCGGGGTGGACCTGTTGCCCGGGATAGGGGACCTCGACCCGCGCTGCGACTGCGAGGAGTGGGACCACTGCCCGCACACGGCGGCGCTCTGCTACCAGGTGGCGCGGCTGCTGGACGAGGACCCCTTCGTGCTGCTGCTGCTCCGCGGGCGGGCGGAGGCCGGCCTGGTGGCCGAGCTGGAGGAGCGCAGCACGGCGGAAGCGGAAGCGGGCGCGGAAGCGGGCGCGGAAGCGGGCGCGGGATCCCCCGGCTCCGCGCCCGACGCCGGTGTCCCCGCCTCCGAGGTCTACGCGGCGGCTTCCGCCCTGCCCCCGCTGCCCCCGCCCGCGCGGCTGCCGGACGCGCCGGGCCAGCCTCCGACGCTGGACACGGAGTCGGGGACGGAGCCGCCGGGCCTGGATGTGGACGGGGTGGAGTTCCTGGCGCAGGCGGCCGCGACGCAGGCGTACGGGCTGCTCGCGGAGGCGCTCGCTCCGGCCCACGCGGAGCGCGCCCCGCGGCCCGGTCCCACGCTCGCGCAGGACGCCGTACGGCTCACGGCGCAGGCTCACGACCTTCGGGTCCGCTCCCGCCTGTCGGCGGCTTCCGACAGGGACCGGGCCGCCATGGACCGGGCCGTACTCGCCTGGGGCTTCGGCGGGGCACAGGCCGTCGCGGTACTGGAGGAGGACTGGACCCCGGACCGGGCGTCGCTCGCCCGGGCCAGGGCCGCGCTGGCGTCGGCATGGCCCGACGGGGCGGAAGCCACCGCGGAAGCCACCGCGGACGCCGGCCCCGACGTCGACGCCCCGGTGCTGCGCCGGATCCGGTCCCGCTGGACCGAACCGGGCGGCGACCGCCAGCTCCGCCTGGGCCGCGACGGCCGCTGGTGGCCGTACCGCTGCGCGGCGGACCACTGGCTCCCGGCGGGCCCACCGTCCCCGGACCCCGCGGCCGCGCTGGCGGCGCTGGACCCGGAGGAGACGGCCTAG
- a CDS encoding MOSC domain-containing protein yields MRTGITTGAAQVAAVSSNGVYSFTKPTRESITLLEGLGVEGDVHAGVTVKHRSRVAQDPTQPNLRQVHLIHRELFEEVAEAGHQVEPGQLGENVTTAGIDLLALPTGTLLRLGADAVVEVTGLRNPCLQIDNFQHGLLKQVVSRDDEGNLLRKAGIMGVVHRGGTIHPGDTIEVTLPPTPHIPLERV; encoded by the coding sequence ATGAGGACGGGGATTACGACCGGCGCGGCGCAGGTCGCGGCGGTCAGCAGCAACGGGGTCTATTCGTTCACCAAGCCCACGCGCGAGAGCATCACGCTCCTCGAAGGGCTCGGGGTCGAGGGAGACGTCCATGCGGGAGTCACGGTCAAGCACCGTTCGCGTGTGGCCCAGGACCCCACGCAGCCGAACCTCCGTCAGGTGCACCTGATCCACCGGGAGCTCTTCGAGGAGGTGGCCGAGGCCGGCCACCAGGTCGAACCGGGCCAGCTCGGGGAGAACGTCACCACCGCGGGCATAGACCTGCTCGCCCTGCCGACCGGCACCTTGCTGCGCCTCGGTGCGGACGCGGTGGTCGAGGTCACCGGGCTGCGCAACCCGTGCCTGCAGATCGACAACTTCCAGCACGGGCTGCTCAAGCAGGTGGTGAGCAGGGACGACGAGGGCAACCTGCTCCGCAAGGCCGGAATCATGGGCGTGGTCCACCGGGGCGGCACCATCCACCCCGGCGACACCATCGAGGTCACGCTCCCCCCGACCCCTCACATCCCGCTCGAACGGGTCTGA
- a CDS encoding MHYT domain-containing protein, producing MGHLDHAAYGWLTPALSYVMASIGAALGLRCTVRALAATTGASRRNWLLTAASAIGTGIWTMHFVAMLGFHVTGTEIRYNVPLTILSLLVAMIVVGAGVFAVGYGKDRGRSLVVGGLTTGLGVASMHYLGMAALRLHGSVSYAPLTVGLSVAIAVVAATAALWAALNIKSPVAVAVASLVMGAAVSSMHYTGMLAVAVEVTPSDAALPGATAMQFIFPLAVGLGSYLFITSAFVALSPTADEREASAAASADLRLKERAAAAAAPAPTG from the coding sequence ATGGGACACCTGGACCACGCCGCCTACGGCTGGCTTACCCCCGCGCTGTCATACGTGATGGCTTCGATCGGCGCCGCCCTCGGCCTGCGCTGCACCGTTCGCGCGCTCGCCGCGACGACCGGAGCCTCCCGCCGCAACTGGCTCCTCACGGCGGCCTCGGCCATCGGCACGGGGATCTGGACGATGCACTTCGTCGCCATGCTCGGCTTCCACGTCACCGGGACCGAGATCCGCTACAACGTGCCGCTGACCATCCTCAGCCTCCTCGTCGCGATGATCGTCGTCGGCGCCGGGGTCTTCGCCGTCGGCTACGGGAAGGACCGCGGCCGGTCCCTCGTCGTCGGCGGCCTCACCACCGGCCTCGGCGTCGCCAGCATGCACTACCTCGGCATGGCGGCCCTGCGCCTGCACGGCTCGGTCTCCTACGCGCCGCTCACCGTCGGGCTCTCCGTGGCCATCGCCGTCGTCGCGGCCACGGCAGCCCTCTGGGCGGCCCTCAACATCAAGTCCCCGGTGGCCGTGGCCGTCGCCTCGCTCGTCATGGGCGCCGCCGTCAGCAGCATGCACTACACCGGCATGCTCGCCGTCGCCGTCGAGGTCACCCCCTCGGACGCGGCCCTGCCGGGCGCCACCGCCATGCAGTTCATCTTCCCGCTCGCCGTCGGCCTCGGCTCCTACCTCTTCATCACCTCCGCGTTCGTCGCTCTCTCACCGACCGCCGACGAGCGGGAGGCCTCGGCGGCGGCCTCCGCCGACCTGCGCCTGAAAGAGCGGGCCGCCGCTGCCGCCGCCCCCGCGCCCACCGGCTGA
- a CDS encoding SAM-dependent methyltransferase produces the protein MDPVEVVPLELVPVGTVVGGRVEVVDDDWGREVAVIRLDRERFGPEALYGLEDFSHVEVVFHFDRVPEDRIETGARRPRGNPDWPLVGIFAQRGKNRPNRLGLSRCRVLKVDVRAADGPELHVEGLDAVAGTPVLDLKPYMTEFGPRGEHRQPEWATELMRDYY, from the coding sequence ATGGATCCCGTGGAAGTGGTCCCGTTGGAACTGGTCCCGGTGGGCACGGTGGTGGGTGGTCGTGTAGAGGTCGTCGACGACGACTGGGGGCGGGAGGTCGCGGTGATCCGCCTGGACCGGGAGCGGTTCGGTCCGGAAGCCCTCTACGGACTGGAGGACTTCTCGCACGTCGAGGTGGTCTTCCACTTCGACCGGGTGCCCGAGGACAGGATCGAGACGGGTGCGCGGCGCCCCCGGGGCAATCCCGACTGGCCGCTCGTCGGCATCTTCGCCCAGCGCGGCAAGAACCGGCCCAACCGGCTGGGGCTCTCGCGCTGTCGCGTCCTGAAGGTGGACGTACGGGCGGCGGACGGCCCGGAGTTGCACGTGGAGGGCCTGGACGCGGTCGCGGGCACGCCGGTGCTCGACCTCAAGCCGTACATGACGGAATTCGGCCCGCGCGGCGAACACCGCCAGCCGGAGTGGGCGACGGAGCTGATGCGCGACTACTACTGA
- a CDS encoding class I SAM-dependent methyltransferase, translated as MSEDRTQDHTRNGSQDRAQGPAPDPAQDRTQDPARDRPRDQTRDRGHVQEFFGARAAAWDRKFPGDGPAFATAVGEFGLRPGDRVLDAGCGTGRALTALRAAVGPSGTVLGADVTPQMLAAAREAGRDAEGSLLLADVALLPLRDGVLDAVFAAGLVAHLPDPGANLRELARVVRPGGRLALFHPIGRAALAARHGRELTPDDMRAEHNLGPLLAGSGWQLTSYADEDTRFLALAVRTP; from the coding sequence ATGAGCGAAGACCGCACACAGGACCACACCCGGAACGGGTCGCAGGACCGGGCTCAGGGCCCCGCTCCGGACCCGGCTCAGGATCGGACTCAGGACCCTGCTCGGGACCGGCCCCGGGATCAGACGCGGGACCGCGGCCACGTCCAGGAGTTCTTCGGGGCGCGCGCCGCCGCCTGGGACCGCAAGTTCCCCGGGGACGGGCCCGCCTTCGCGACCGCCGTGGGTGAGTTCGGACTGCGTCCCGGGGACCGTGTGCTCGACGCGGGCTGCGGCACCGGGCGGGCACTGACCGCGCTCCGCGCGGCCGTCGGTCCGTCGGGAACGGTGCTCGGCGCCGATGTCACCCCGCAGATGCTCGCCGCCGCGCGCGAGGCCGGCCGGGACGCGGAGGGCTCCCTGCTGCTGGCGGACGTGGCCCTGCTGCCGTTGCGCGACGGGGTGCTGGACGCCGTGTTCGCCGCCGGCCTCGTCGCCCATCTTCCCGACCCCGGGGCCAACTTGCGCGAGCTCGCCCGGGTCGTCCGCCCGGGCGGCCGGCTCGCACTATTCCACCCGATCGGCCGGGCCGCCCTCGCGGCGCGCCACGGCCGCGAGCTGACCCCGGACGACATGCGTGCCGAGCACAACCTGGGCCCGCTGCTCGCCGGTTCGGGCTGGCAGCTGACCTCGTACGCCGACGAGGACACCCGCTTCCTCGCGCTGGCGGTCCGTACGCCCTGA
- a CDS encoding transcriptional regulator, producing MDDPSVALPGGADPAERTRELRAAHAAFTRDGRLEAPVRAVIARSWRRCARARVSPECTPRLELAGAELRSYREQHPLARVLPLFRDLVGAFASDGAHLLAVCDARGSLLWVEGEPATMRRAEGLGFVPGARWAETAMGTNAPGTAVAVGEPVQVFGAEHFSRRVHPWTCAAAPVRDPHTGRLLGAVDVTGGDWLAHPHSLAFVRAVACAAEARLALLDPRPGAPGDCLTALGREEALLTGGGRELRLGRRHSEIMALLAHHPEGLSGEELAIALYEDESVSPVTLRAEMSRLRGLLGPRAPLSRPYRTAAPLEADFTAVTRHLASGAVSAALAGYPGPLLPASTAPGIVRLRRRIEEQARAAVIARADPGLLTDWVCGPWGTEDAEVWRALAAVLPPAGRTAALARVRAIDAELGTPPAHVPVPGSPARRRDTPAGSATAPTAPPPAGRSPRGRATYRQPARP from the coding sequence ATGGACGATCCTTCGGTGGCTCTGCCGGGCGGGGCCGACCCCGCCGAGCGGACGCGGGAACTACGGGCGGCGCACGCCGCGTTCACCCGGGACGGGCGGCTCGAGGCCCCGGTGCGGGCGGTCATCGCGAGGTCCTGGCGCCGCTGCGCCCGGGCCCGGGTCAGCCCGGAGTGCACGCCCCGTCTGGAGCTGGCCGGGGCGGAACTGCGGTCGTACCGGGAGCAGCATCCGCTGGCCCGGGTGCTGCCGCTGTTCCGGGACCTGGTGGGCGCCTTCGCCTCGGACGGGGCCCACCTGCTGGCGGTGTGCGACGCCCGGGGCAGCCTGCTCTGGGTGGAGGGCGAACCCGCCACGATGCGGCGTGCGGAGGGCCTCGGCTTCGTGCCGGGGGCCCGCTGGGCGGAGACGGCGATGGGCACCAACGCCCCCGGCACGGCGGTGGCGGTCGGGGAGCCGGTCCAGGTCTTCGGCGCCGAGCACTTCAGCCGTCGGGTGCACCCGTGGACCTGTGCGGCGGCTCCGGTCCGCGATCCGCACACCGGAAGGCTGCTCGGCGCCGTCGACGTCACCGGTGGCGACTGGCTGGCCCATCCGCACTCCCTGGCCTTCGTGCGTGCGGTGGCGTGCGCGGCGGAGGCCCGGCTCGCCCTGCTGGATCCGCGGCCCGGGGCACCCGGGGACTGCCTCACGGCACTGGGCCGTGAGGAGGCGCTGCTGACCGGAGGGGGCCGTGAGCTCCGGCTCGGGCGGCGGCACAGCGAGATCATGGCGCTGCTCGCGCACCACCCCGAGGGGCTGTCGGGGGAGGAACTGGCGATCGCCCTGTACGAGGACGAGTCGGTGTCACCGGTCACCCTGCGCGCCGAAATGTCACGGCTGCGCGGCCTGTTGGGCCCCCGGGCCCCGCTCTCCCGCCCGTACCGCACGGCGGCCCCGCTGGAGGCCGACTTCACCGCCGTCACCCGCCACCTGGCCTCCGGCGCCGTCTCGGCGGCCCTGGCCGGCTACCCGGGCCCGCTCCTGCCCGCCTCGACGGCGCCCGGCATCGTCCGGCTCCGGCGCCGCATCGAGGAGCAGGCGCGGGCCGCGGTGATCGCGCGGGCCGACCCCGGGCTGCTGACGGACTGGGTGTGCGGCCCGTGGGGCACGGAGGACGCCGAAGTCTGGCGGGCCCTGGCGGCCGTCCTCCCGCCTGCCGGCCGGACGGCCGCGCTGGCCCGCGTACGGGCCATCGACGCGGAACTCGGGACGCCACCGGCGCACGTCCCGGTCCCCGGATCACCGGCGCGGCGCCGCGACACCCCGGCGGGGAGCGCCACGGCCCCCACCGCACCGCCGCCCGCGGGCCGTTCACCGCGCGGCCGTGCAACGTACCGGCAACCTGCCCGCCCCTAG
- the exaC gene encoding acetaldehyde dehydrogenase ExaC has protein sequence MARYAAPGTEGALMSYASRYGHFIGGEYVEPALGRYFANPSPVTGETFTEVARGTAEDIERALDAAHAAAPAWGRTSTTERSTILLRIADRMERNLEALAVAETWENGKPIRETLAADMPLAVDQFCYFAGALRAQEGALSQIDEDTVAYHFHEPLGVVAQIIPWNFPILMAVWKLAPALAAGNTVVLKPAEQTPVSVHYLMSLIADLLPPGVVNIVNGFGEEAGKPLASSPRVAKVAFTGETSTGRLIMQYAAEHLKPVTLELGGKSPNLFFDDIWTADDDLRDKALEGFTMFALNQGEVCTSPSRALIERGRYGDFLDAAVARTELIVPGHPLDTDTMIGAQASAEQLKKVLSYVEIGQREGAKLLTGGGRIDHGGELAGGFYVQPTIFEGDNRMRIFQEEIFGPVVSVTSFQDFDDAVRIANDTAYGLGAGVWTRDINTAYRAGRAIQAGRVWTNCYHAYPAHAAFGGYKQSGIGRETHKMMLEHYQQTKNLLVSYSPQKLGFF, from the coding sequence ATGGCCCGTTACGCTGCGCCCGGTACCGAAGGCGCGCTGATGTCGTACGCGTCCCGCTACGGCCACTTCATAGGCGGCGAGTACGTCGAACCCGCCCTCGGGCGGTACTTCGCCAACCCCTCCCCCGTGACCGGCGAGACCTTCACCGAGGTGGCGCGCGGAACGGCCGAGGACATCGAGCGCGCGCTGGACGCGGCGCACGCCGCCGCGCCCGCGTGGGGACGCACCTCGACCACCGAGCGGTCCACGATCCTGCTGCGCATCGCGGACCGCATGGAGCGGAACCTGGAAGCACTCGCGGTCGCGGAGACCTGGGAGAACGGCAAGCCGATCCGCGAGACCCTGGCCGCCGACATGCCGCTCGCCGTGGACCAGTTCTGCTACTTCGCGGGCGCGCTGCGGGCCCAGGAGGGAGCCCTCAGCCAGATCGACGAGGACACGGTGGCCTACCACTTCCACGAGCCGCTGGGTGTGGTCGCCCAGATCATCCCGTGGAACTTCCCCATCCTGATGGCCGTGTGGAAACTGGCGCCGGCCCTGGCCGCGGGCAACACGGTGGTCCTGAAGCCGGCCGAACAGACCCCGGTGTCGGTGCACTACCTGATGAGCCTGATCGCGGACCTGCTGCCGCCGGGCGTGGTGAACATCGTCAACGGCTTCGGCGAGGAGGCGGGCAAGCCGCTCGCGTCCAGCCCGCGCGTGGCGAAGGTGGCCTTCACCGGGGAGACCTCCACCGGGCGGCTGATCATGCAGTACGCGGCGGAGCACCTCAAGCCGGTCACGCTGGAGTTGGGCGGCAAGAGCCCCAACCTCTTCTTCGACGACATCTGGACCGCCGACGACGACCTGCGGGACAAGGCCCTGGAAGGCTTCACGATGTTCGCCCTCAACCAGGGCGAGGTGTGCACCAGCCCGTCGCGCGCCCTGATCGAGCGCGGCCGCTACGGCGACTTCCTCGACGCGGCCGTGGCCCGCACCGAACTGATCGTGCCGGGGCACCCGTTGGACACCGACACGATGATCGGCGCACAGGCCTCGGCGGAGCAGCTGAAGAAGGTCCTGTCCTACGTGGAGATCGGCCAGCGGGAGGGCGCGAAGCTCCTGACCGGCGGCGGGCGCATCGACCACGGCGGGGAACTGGCGGGCGGCTTCTACGTCCAGCCGACCATCTTCGAGGGCGACAACCGCATGCGGATCTTCCAGGAGGAGATCTTCGGCCCGGTGGTGTCGGTGACCTCCTTCCAGGACTTCGACGACGCGGTGCGCATCGCGAACGACACGGCGTACGGCTTGGGCGCCGGCGTCTGGACCCGCGACATCAACACGGCCTACCGCGCGGGCCGCGCGATCCAGGCGGGCCGCGTCTGGACGAACTGCTACCACGCCTACCCCGCCCACGCCGCCTTCGGCGGCTACAAGCAGTCGGGCATCGGCCGCGAGACCCACAAGATGATGCTGGAGCACTACCAGCAGACCAAGAATCTCCTCGTGTCGTACTCGCCACAGAAGCTCGGCTTCTTCTAG
- a CDS encoding DEAD/DEAH box helicase, whose translation MLPTISGLIPCSAVFLPAEPARDGRIAFWPPDPDEVLHLEGRGTTEQLTVVTPDLRHTSVTALVLPLAEALPLLTRVRSAASAGAAPFWGAAALLALRLAARGLLLPGLSPAGYDAWRLGPLEAADLEEVRELAAAMPPAAHCVPVGPGAGSDTDTDTDTDTDGNDRAGGGTAAPPRLPAPEPLLRAFLDAVADTLPRSPAAPAAAGGSAYAARPARLHPELRDWAAEVAAGHDAGVRVSLRIEVDPDAQPPAFRAVLQMHGLADATLVADAADVWAGSGPAAAAFPPRARLDALRALRRAARLWPPLAPLLGAAVPDAVDLADEEVVELLGEAAGALAADGVQVHWPRGLARTLTARAVVGRPATGSGPPGLSGPPSATSAHPVGWRYGLGGRGDLTADELDRLAEAKRPLVRLRDQWVLIDPAAARRTRALARQLREVTAADALAAVLTGSAELDGTRYDVEATGPLERLRTLLTTDPEQAGPGPGDPGPSEARADVQAPAALRATLRDYQLRGLRWLARLTGLGFGACLADDMGLGKTVTLIALHLHRQEHGHEGPTLVVCPASLLGNWQREIERFAPGTPVQRFHGAGRELDGVTGQGVGGVGGFVLTTYGTMRLDAPRLAAVRWGMVVADEAQHVKNPRSSTAKALRTIPSAARVALTGTPVENNLSELWAVLDWTTPGLLGRLGTFRTRYADPVESGRDPRAAARLGALVRPFLLRRKKSDPGIAPELPPKTETDHAVPLTREQAGLYEAVVRETLAAIAGANGMERRGLVVKLLTSLKQICNHPAQYTKEPYTKEQYGPKKSTGTGSGKLELLDELLDTILAEGGSVLVFTQYVTMARIIERHLTARGVASQLLYGGTPVPRREELVDRFQAGEVPVFLLSLKAAGTGLNLTRAGHVIHYDRWWNPAVEEQATDRAYRIGQTQPVQVHRIIAEGTVEDRIAELLARKRALADAVLAGGEAALTELSDAELAELVALRPTASGE comes from the coding sequence GTGCTCCCGACGATCTCCGGTCTCATCCCTTGCTCCGCCGTCTTCCTCCCCGCCGAGCCGGCCCGCGACGGCCGCATCGCCTTCTGGCCGCCGGACCCGGACGAGGTCCTCCACCTCGAAGGCCGGGGCACCACCGAGCAGCTCACCGTCGTCACGCCCGACCTGCGGCACACCAGCGTCACCGCCCTCGTCCTGCCCCTCGCCGAAGCCCTGCCCCTGCTCACCCGGGTCCGGTCCGCCGCATCGGCCGGGGCCGCTCCCTTCTGGGGCGCCGCGGCCCTGCTGGCCCTGCGCCTCGCCGCCCGAGGGCTGCTGCTGCCCGGCCTGAGCCCCGCCGGGTACGACGCCTGGCGGCTCGGGCCGCTGGAAGCCGCCGATCTGGAGGAGGTCCGGGAGCTGGCGGCGGCGATGCCGCCCGCCGCGCACTGCGTACCGGTCGGCCCAGGCGCCGGCTCCGACACCGACACCGACACCGACACCGACACCGACGGCAACGACCGGGCCGGTGGAGGCACCGCCGCACCCCCGCGGCTGCCCGCTCCGGAGCCGCTGCTGCGCGCCTTCCTCGACGCCGTCGCCGACACCCTGCCCCGCTCCCCCGCCGCGCCCGCCGCCGCCGGCGGATCCGCCTACGCCGCCCGCCCGGCCCGGCTCCACCCCGAACTGCGCGACTGGGCCGCGGAGGTCGCGGCCGGGCACGACGCCGGGGTCCGCGTCTCGCTCCGCATCGAGGTGGACCCGGACGCCCAGCCCCCCGCCTTCCGTGCCGTCCTGCAGATGCACGGCCTCGCCGACGCCACCCTCGTCGCGGACGCCGCAGACGTCTGGGCCGGCTCCGGACCCGCCGCGGCGGCCTTCCCGCCCCGTGCCCGCCTGGACGCGCTCCGGGCCCTGCGCCGCGCCGCCCGGCTGTGGCCGCCGCTCGCGCCCCTGCTCGGCGCCGCCGTCCCCGACGCCGTGGACCTCGCCGACGAGGAGGTCGTGGAGCTGCTCGGGGAGGCCGCCGGAGCCCTGGCGGCCGACGGGGTGCAGGTGCACTGGCCGCGCGGGCTCGCCCGTACGCTCACCGCGCGGGCCGTCGTGGGCAGGCCCGCCACCGGCTCCGGCCCGCCGGGCCTGTCCGGGCCGCCCTCCGCCACCTCGGCGCACCCCGTCGGCTGGCGCTACGGCCTGGGCGGCCGGGGCGATCTGACCGCCGATGAGCTGGACCGGCTAGCCGAGGCGAAGCGGCCCCTGGTCCGGCTGCGCGACCAGTGGGTCCTGATCGATCCGGCCGCGGCCCGCCGGACCCGTGCCCTCGCCCGCCAGCTCCGCGAGGTGACGGCCGCCGACGCGCTGGCGGCCGTACTGACCGGCTCCGCGGAGCTCGACGGCACGCGGTACGACGTAGAGGCCACCGGTCCGCTGGAACGGCTCCGCACGCTCCTCACCACCGACCCCGAGCAGGCGGGTCCCGGGCCCGGCGACCCGGGGCCTTCCGAGGCGCGGGCCGACGTACAAGCTCCGGCCGCCCTCCGCGCGACCCTGCGCGACTACCAGCTCCGCGGCCTGCGCTGGCTCGCCCGCCTCACCGGGCTGGGCTTCGGCGCCTGCCTCGCCGACGACATGGGCCTCGGCAAGACGGTCACGCTGATCGCCCTGCACCTACACCGCCAGGAGCACGGGCACGAGGGACCGACGCTCGTGGTCTGCCCGGCCTCGCTGCTGGGCAACTGGCAGCGGGAGATCGAGAGGTTCGCCCCCGGTACGCCGGTGCAACGCTTCCACGGCGCCGGCCGCGAGCTCGACGGGGTGACCGGCCAAGGCGTAGGAGGGGTCGGGGGATTCGTCCTCACCACCTACGGCACCATGCGCCTGGACGCGCCCCGACTCGCCGCCGTGCGCTGGGGCATGGTCGTCGCCGACGAGGCCCAGCACGTCAAGAACCCGCGCTCCTCGACCGCCAAGGCCCTGCGCACCATCCCCTCGGCCGCCCGCGTGGCCCTCACCGGTACCCCGGTCGAGAACAACCTGTCCGAGCTGTGGGCCGTCCTCGACTGGACCACGCCCGGCCTCCTCGGCCGCCTCGGCACCTTCCGCACGCGGTACGCCGATCCGGTCGAGAGCGGCCGCGACCCGCGGGCGGCGGCCCGGCTCGGGGCGCTCGTCAGGCCGTTCCTGCTCCGCCGCAAGAAGTCCGACCCGGGGATCGCGCCCGAACTGCCGCCCAAGACCGAGACCGACCACGCCGTGCCCCTGACCCGCGAACAGGCCGGGCTGTACGAGGCGGTCGTGCGCGAGACCCTCGCGGCGATCGCCGGGGCGAACGGCATGGAGCGCCGCGGACTCGTCGTCAAACTGCTGACCTCGCTCAAGCAGATCTGCAACCACCCCGCCCAGTACACGAAAGAGCCTTATACGAAGGAGCAGTACGGCCCCAAGAAGTCCACCGGGACGGGCTCCGGCAAGCTGGAGCTCCTCGACGAGCTGCTCGACACGATCCTGGCCGAGGGCGGCTCGGTTCTGGTCTTCACCCAGTACGTGACGATGGCCCGCATCATCGAACGCCATCTGACCGCGCGCGGCGTCGCGTCCCAACTGCTGTACGGGGGGACGCCCGTGCCGCGTCGCGAGGAGCTCGTGGACCGGTTCCAGGCGGGCGAGGTGCCCGTGTTCCTGCTCTCCCTCAAGGCGGCCGGCACCGGCCTCAACCTGACCCGGGCCGGGCACGTCATCCACTACGACCGCTGGTGGAACCCGGCCGTCGAGGAACAGGCCACCGACCGCGCCTACCGCATCGGCCAGACCCAGCCCGTCCAGGTCCACCGGATCATCGCCGAAGGCACCGTCGAGGACCGCATCGCCGAACTCCTCGCACGCAAAAGGGCGCTGGCCGACGCCGTGCTCGCGGGCGGCGAGGCCGCGCTGACCGAACTGAGCGACGCGGAGCTGGCCGAACTCGTCGCCCTCCGCCCGACCGCCTCCGGGGAGTGA